The following are encoded in a window of Cryobacterium sp. CG_9.6 genomic DNA:
- a CDS encoding ExeM/NucH family extracellular endonuclease has translation MLPISTATSADTVARWRAVLVLLLAGSLGCGIGVVVATRAPGASGADSGTAVPIAAVQGTADQSSLVGSTVTVEGVLTADLRAGGYAGVFLQTAGSGGATHPLSGASDAIFVHLGSATPSVTRGDLVRATGQVSEYDGLTQITASASGATARVAAGVALPEATPLPDTLIGSARESLEGMLVAPDGTYRVSDSHELDQFGALWLSAGTDAAVHGTERARPGSEAAAVTSMNEDRRLILDDGRSERFGTSSPGTATPTAGQPYIVGSEVVRVGDTVMWPAEPWVLSYGFGDWRLQPTGVFGGTRPTFTTTNPRPVTPPAVGGTLRAATFNVQNYFTTRSSNNPRARGAATAAEFAVQKSKIVAAITGLGADVVCLLEIENSLALGGPVDTAVADLVSALNTAAGRHLWDFVPTPEALRDPTATDVITTALIYTADALTPVGPSRTTPPGPVGSAVSAANTRAPIAQAFRTTDRTFTVVGSHFKSKGGDGAEPADGQGRFTEVRVAQARALTAFVPELQASSGSPDVLLLGDFNSYAEEDPVTTLTATGLVDLVPTFSPGQYTYVFDGEVGSLDHAFATPSLAEHITGAAVWAINSAEWSGRGYAGATAEPGSPFRSSDHDPILVGVAP, from the coding sequence ATGCTTCCGATCTCCACCGCAACTTCTGCAGACACCGTCGCGCGCTGGCGAGCCGTTCTCGTGCTCCTGTTGGCCGGTTCCCTGGGCTGCGGAATCGGTGTCGTTGTGGCGACGCGTGCTCCGGGTGCCAGCGGAGCAGATTCTGGCACCGCGGTACCCATCGCTGCCGTGCAGGGCACCGCAGACCAGAGCTCCCTCGTGGGGTCGACCGTCACCGTGGAGGGAGTTCTCACGGCAGACCTCCGTGCGGGCGGCTATGCCGGCGTGTTTCTGCAGACGGCGGGATCTGGCGGGGCAACGCATCCGCTCTCCGGTGCCTCCGACGCGATCTTTGTCCATCTGGGCTCGGCTACGCCGTCGGTCACCCGGGGAGACCTCGTGCGGGCAACCGGTCAGGTCAGTGAGTATGACGGGCTCACTCAAATCACGGCCTCGGCGTCCGGCGCGACCGCACGCGTGGCGGCAGGCGTTGCCCTGCCGGAGGCGACGCCGCTGCCCGACACGCTGATCGGCAGCGCTCGGGAGTCTCTCGAGGGGATGCTCGTTGCGCCGGACGGGACCTATCGGGTCAGTGACAGTCACGAGCTTGATCAATTTGGCGCTCTGTGGTTGTCTGCAGGAACAGACGCCGCCGTGCACGGCACCGAGCGTGCTCGGCCCGGCAGCGAAGCGGCTGCGGTGACCTCCATGAACGAAGATCGCCGTCTGATTCTCGACGACGGTCGCAGTGAACGCTTCGGCACGAGTTCCCCCGGTACGGCCACCCCCACCGCCGGCCAGCCGTACATTGTGGGAAGCGAGGTCGTTCGGGTCGGTGACACGGTGATGTGGCCGGCCGAGCCCTGGGTGCTCTCGTACGGGTTTGGTGATTGGCGGTTGCAGCCCACAGGGGTATTCGGTGGCACCCGCCCCACGTTCACCACTACGAATCCGCGCCCGGTCACGCCGCCCGCGGTGGGCGGCACGCTGCGCGCGGCCACATTCAACGTTCAGAACTACTTCACGACACGCTCGAGCAACAACCCGCGGGCGCGGGGCGCGGCCACTGCGGCGGAGTTTGCCGTGCAGAAATCGAAGATTGTGGCGGCCATCACCGGCCTGGGCGCCGATGTGGTGTGCCTGCTCGAGATAGAAAACTCCCTCGCGCTCGGCGGCCCGGTCGATACCGCTGTCGCCGACCTCGTGAGCGCCCTGAACACCGCAGCCGGCCGGCACCTCTGGGACTTCGTACCCACTCCCGAGGCGCTCCGAGACCCCACCGCGACCGATGTCATCACCACGGCGCTTATCTACACAGCGGATGCGCTCACTCCCGTGGGCCCGAGCCGCACCACTCCGCCGGGCCCGGTCGGCTCGGCAGTCTCCGCTGCGAATACCCGTGCGCCCATCGCTCAGGCGTTCCGCACCACGGATCGCACGTTCACGGTGGTCGGGAGCCACTTCAAATCCAAGGGTGGTGACGGTGCGGAGCCCGCAGACGGGCAGGGACGCTTCACCGAGGTGCGGGTGGCACAGGCTCGCGCGCTCACCGCCTTCGTCCCCGAGTTGCAAGCCTCCTCGGGTAGCCCCGACGTGCTTCTGCTGGGTGATTTCAACTCTTATGCCGAGGAAGACCCCGTCACGACGCTGACCGCAACGGGCCTGGTCGATCTGGTTCCCACCTTCTCGCCCGGTCAGTACACCTACGTCTTCGATGGCGAGGTGGGTTCCCTCGACCATGCTTTTGCCACGCCGTCGCTCGCGGAGCACATCACCGGCGCCGCCGTGTGGGCGATCAACTCAGCGGAGTGGTCGGGTCGCGGCTATGCCGGAGCAACGGCGGAACCCGGCAGTCCCTTTCGCTCGAGTGACCATGATCCGATTCTGGTGGGTGTCGCCCCGTGA
- a CDS encoding copper resistance protein CopC, translated as MKHSPSTSAPSTSALCTSTRRSRLPLLARVMLGGGLVVAAVGLFAAPASAHNSPIGSVPVDNSVVTEQPGVFSVTTSDLLLDLDGAGAASAMQISGPTDSPTPLFYGDGCATVSDATLESSAQLGEAGDYTVIWQTVSIDGHAISGEFAFTWQPAAGQELSTGSPDAPTCGGTAAEVTTQTTDAAADESDASATAPGAGADVLWIGAALGVVALAVGATLFFVRRRPQPAAQSEHEQK; from the coding sequence ATGAAGCATTCCCCGTCTACCTCCGCCCCGTCGACATCCGCACTGTGCACATCCACGCGACGCTCGCGGTTGCCGCTGCTCGCCCGAGTGATGCTCGGCGGCGGTCTCGTCGTTGCCGCGGTGGGCCTCTTCGCGGCGCCGGCCTCGGCGCACAACTCTCCGATCGGCTCCGTGCCGGTTGATAACTCGGTCGTCACCGAACAGCCCGGGGTGTTCTCGGTGACCACAAGCGATCTGCTGCTCGACCTCGACGGCGCGGGTGCGGCCAGTGCCATGCAGATCAGCGGACCGACCGACTCGCCGACGCCCCTCTTTTACGGTGATGGCTGCGCCACGGTCTCGGATGCCACCCTCGAATCGAGCGCCCAGCTCGGCGAGGCCGGTGACTACACGGTCATCTGGCAGACCGTCTCCATCGACGGCCATGCCATCTCCGGCGAGTTCGCGTTCACCTGGCAGCCCGCCGCAGGACAAGAACTCAGTACCGGTTCGCCCGACGCGCCCACGTGCGGTGGAACGGCGGCTGAGGTCACCACGCAGACAACGGATGCCGCCGCCGACGAGTCGGACGCATCCGCTACCGCACCGGGTGCCGGCGCTGATGTGCTGTGGATCGGTGCAGCCCTGGGTGTCGTGGCTCTCGCAGTGGGCGCCACGCTGTTTTTCGTACGTCGCCGACCGCAGCCAGCCGCTCAGTCGGAGCACGAACAGAAGTAG
- the recQ gene encoding DNA helicase RecQ: protein MSWNAEIPWNPDEFEPPEDFDAPPPPSEGGYGPAGGGASRASEPADESNTGARPISAPQRVATAPASRKFATAAEALHTVFGYDSFRGDQAEIIAQVVDGNDAVVLMPTGGGKSLCYQIPSLVREGTGIVVSPLIALMQDQVDALTAVGVRAAFLNSSQDAASRGQVERDYLSGNLDLLYVAPERLSSEATKRFLDQGTIALFAIDEAHCVSQWGHDFRPDYLALSELADRWPDVPRIALTATATDATHQEITTRLQMGDAKHFVASFDRPNIQYRIVGKSEVRRQLLSFIKTEHPEDAGIVYALSRKTVDQTAEFLRQSGLNALPYHAGLDAGLRARTQSRFLREEGVIIVATIAFGMGIDKPDVRFVAHIDLPKSVEGYYQETGRAGRDGAPADAWLAYGLADVVQQRRMIDESPGDLSHRRKLSAHLDAMLALCETVHCRRVNLLRYFGQTSEPCGNCDTCLEPPEAWDGTVPAQKLLSTIVRLLRERNQKFGAGHLIDILRGKDTPRAAQYGHSALKTWGIGADLSDQQWRGVVRQMLAQGFLATSGEYGTLILTDAAADVLGGSRSVQLRTEPDRPVRSAAARGSSKKAAAADLSPAQTELFEALRAWRSAQSREQGVPAYIVFGDATLLAVAAAKPAQMSDLDGITGIGAKKLEAYGEALLEVVAAASVA, encoded by the coding sequence GTGAGTTGGAACGCCGAAATCCCGTGGAATCCTGACGAGTTCGAACCACCGGAAGACTTCGATGCTCCACCCCCGCCGAGCGAGGGCGGGTACGGTCCGGCCGGCGGGGGCGCGTCCCGTGCGAGCGAGCCAGCGGATGAGTCGAACACGGGTGCGCGTCCGATATCCGCTCCTCAGCGTGTGGCCACAGCCCCAGCCAGCCGCAAATTTGCGACCGCGGCCGAGGCCCTGCACACCGTTTTTGGGTACGACTCGTTTCGCGGCGACCAGGCGGAGATTATCGCTCAGGTGGTCGACGGCAACGACGCCGTCGTGCTCATGCCCACCGGTGGCGGAAAGAGCCTCTGCTATCAGATTCCGTCGCTCGTGCGCGAGGGAACCGGCATCGTCGTCTCTCCGCTCATCGCTCTTATGCAAGACCAGGTGGATGCCCTCACCGCGGTGGGCGTGCGCGCCGCGTTCCTCAATTCCAGCCAGGATGCCGCCTCCCGTGGCCAGGTGGAACGCGACTACCTGTCCGGCAACCTCGATCTGCTCTACGTGGCACCCGAACGCCTGTCGAGCGAAGCCACCAAGCGGTTTCTCGACCAGGGCACCATTGCGCTTTTCGCCATCGATGAGGCGCACTGTGTGTCGCAGTGGGGGCACGATTTTCGTCCGGACTACCTCGCGCTGTCGGAGCTGGCCGACCGCTGGCCCGACGTGCCACGCATCGCCCTTACCGCCACGGCAACGGATGCCACGCATCAGGAGATCACGACCCGCCTGCAGATGGGCGACGCCAAACACTTTGTGGCGAGCTTTGACCGCCCCAATATTCAGTACCGCATTGTGGGTAAATCCGAAGTGCGCAGGCAGCTGCTGTCGTTCATCAAGACGGAGCACCCCGAGGACGCCGGGATCGTTTACGCGCTGAGCCGCAAGACCGTGGATCAGACGGCCGAGTTTTTGCGCCAGAGCGGACTCAATGCGCTGCCCTACCACGCGGGACTCGACGCGGGGCTGCGGGCCCGCACGCAGTCCCGGTTTCTCCGCGAGGAGGGCGTCATTATTGTCGCCACCATCGCTTTTGGCATGGGAATCGATAAGCCCGACGTGCGCTTCGTGGCCCACATCGACCTGCCCAAATCAGTGGAGGGGTACTACCAGGAGACCGGTCGTGCTGGTCGTGACGGCGCCCCCGCCGACGCGTGGCTCGCCTACGGCCTCGCCGATGTCGTGCAGCAGCGCCGCATGATCGACGAGTCGCCCGGCGATTTGTCGCACCGCCGCAAGCTGTCGGCACACCTCGACGCCATGCTCGCGCTCTGCGAAACCGTGCACTGCCGACGCGTCAATCTGCTGCGCTACTTCGGGCAGACCAGTGAACCCTGCGGCAACTGCGACACCTGCCTCGAGCCGCCGGAGGCCTGGGATGGCACGGTACCCGCCCAGAAGCTGCTGTCCACCATCGTGCGTCTGTTGCGCGAGCGCAACCAGAAGTTCGGTGCGGGGCACCTGATTGACATTCTGCGCGGCAAAGACACTCCACGAGCTGCTCAATACGGACACAGTGCTCTCAAGACCTGGGGAATCGGCGCCGACCTCAGTGACCAGCAGTGGCGCGGCGTGGTGCGACAAATGCTCGCTCAGGGTTTTCTGGCCACCTCGGGCGAGTATGGCACGCTCATTCTCACGGATGCCGCGGCTGATGTTCTCGGCGGATCTCGCAGCGTGCAGCTGCGCACCGAACCTGACCGGCCGGTGCGGTCCGCAGCCGCACGCGGTTCGAGCAAGAAGGCCGCGGCGGCCGACCTCTCGCCCGCGCAGACCGAGCTCTTTGAGGCTTTGCGCGCGTGGCGCTCGGCCCAGTCGAGAGAGCAGGGTGTTCCGGCCTACATCGTGTTCGGCGATGCGACCCTGCTGGCCGTCGCCGCGGCCAAACCTGCCCAGATGAGCGACCTTGACGGCATCACCGGCATCGGTGCCAAGAAGCTGGAGGCCTATGGTGAGGCCCTCCTCGAGGTGGTTGCCGCGGCATCCGTCGCCTGA
- a CDS encoding acyl-CoA dehydrogenase, with product MLDTAQRSTARSAARPTIPSARSETAPIPVNGVTVQPVVDVERLGRQLLGTWADVRLQARELSARPEMQRIEGLSMADHRTRVFGQLKVLAENGHVLRAFPKHLGGQDDHGGNIAGFEELVIADPSLQIKGGVQWGLFGAAVLHLGTQKHHDKYLPDIMDLTVPGAFAMTEIGHGSDVASLGTTATFDPETDEFVIHTPFRAAWKDYLGNAAKDGIAAVLFAQLITHGVNHGVHAFYLPIRDENGDFLPGVGGEDDGLKGGLNGIDNGRLHFDHVRIPRENLLNRYGDVTADGTYTSPISSPGRRFFTMLGTLVQGRVSLDGAATAASALALTIAITYGGQRRQFNAGSATDEEVILDYQRHQRRLFPRLATTYAQTFAHDEFLVKFDDVFSGKADTDADRQDLETLAAALKPLSTWHALDTLQESREACGGAGFIAANRLVGLRADLDVYATFEGDNNVLLQLVAKRLLTDFSHKFKKADAGALARYVVTQAAGRAYSGSGLRSLSQLMADRGSTARSVGALRDTDVQREMLTDRVETMIGDIAGTLRHATKLPKKEAAALFNAHQNELIEAARAHGELLQWEAFTRALETTEDAGTKQVLTWLRDLFGLGLVEKNLAWYLIHGRLSAKRAQAVTAYIDRLIARIRPHAQDLVDAFGYTPDHLRAPIASGLERERQSEAREYYAAARASGTAPREEKAAKK from the coding sequence ATGCTTGACACTGCTCAGCGTTCCACAGCCCGTTCCGCCGCTCGCCCCACCATACCGAGCGCGCGCAGCGAAACCGCACCCATCCCGGTGAATGGCGTTACGGTGCAGCCCGTTGTCGACGTGGAGCGCCTCGGTCGACAGCTTCTCGGCACGTGGGCCGACGTGCGCCTTCAGGCCCGGGAGCTGTCTGCCCGCCCCGAGATGCAGCGCATCGAGGGCCTCAGCATGGCCGATCACCGCACTCGGGTTTTTGGCCAGCTCAAGGTGCTCGCCGAGAACGGCCACGTGCTGCGGGCGTTCCCGAAGCACCTCGGTGGCCAGGACGATCACGGTGGAAACATTGCGGGCTTCGAAGAGCTCGTCATCGCCGACCCGAGCCTTCAGATTAAGGGTGGCGTGCAGTGGGGCTTGTTTGGTGCGGCCGTGCTGCACCTCGGCACCCAGAAGCACCATGACAAGTACCTGCCCGACATTATGGACCTCACCGTTCCCGGTGCGTTTGCCATGACCGAGATCGGCCACGGATCCGACGTCGCCAGCCTGGGCACCACGGCCACGTTCGACCCCGAGACCGATGAATTCGTCATCCACACCCCGTTCCGGGCTGCCTGGAAGGACTACCTCGGCAATGCCGCGAAAGACGGCATCGCCGCCGTGCTCTTTGCGCAGCTGATTACCCACGGCGTCAACCACGGCGTGCACGCCTTCTATCTCCCCATCCGCGATGAGAACGGCGACTTTTTGCCCGGTGTCGGCGGCGAAGATGACGGCCTCAAGGGTGGCCTCAACGGCATCGACAACGGTCGCCTGCACTTTGACCACGTGCGCATTCCCCGCGAGAACCTGCTCAACCGTTACGGCGACGTCACCGCCGACGGCACGTACACCAGCCCGATCTCCAGCCCCGGTCGTCGCTTCTTCACGATGCTCGGCACGCTGGTGCAGGGTCGCGTGTCGCTCGACGGGGCGGCGACAGCGGCATCCGCTCTCGCTCTCACCATTGCCATCACGTATGGTGGCCAGCGCCGCCAGTTCAACGCGGGCAGTGCCACCGACGAAGAGGTCATTCTCGACTACCAGCGTCACCAGCGTCGGCTGTTCCCGCGCCTGGCCACTACCTACGCGCAGACCTTCGCACACGACGAGTTCCTCGTGAAGTTTGACGATGTGTTTAGCGGCAAGGCCGACACGGATGCCGACCGGCAAGACCTCGAAACCCTCGCCGCCGCCCTCAAGCCGCTCTCCACCTGGCACGCCCTCGACACGTTGCAGGAGTCCCGCGAAGCCTGCGGTGGCGCCGGATTCATTGCGGCCAACCGTCTGGTGGGTCTGCGCGCCGACCTCGACGTGTACGCCACTTTCGAGGGCGATAACAACGTGCTGCTCCAGCTCGTGGCCAAGCGCCTGCTCACCGACTTCAGTCACAAATTCAAGAAGGCGGATGCCGGAGCTCTCGCCCGCTACGTCGTCACCCAGGCTGCCGGTCGCGCCTACAGCGGTTCCGGCCTGCGATCGCTCTCCCAGCTAATGGCGGACCGCGGATCAACGGCTCGCTCCGTTGGTGCGCTACGGGACACGGACGTGCAGCGGGAGATGCTGACGGATCGCGTGGAGACCATGATCGGTGACATTGCCGGCACGCTGCGTCACGCCACCAAACTTCCCAAAAAGGAAGCGGCTGCCCTCTTCAATGCGCATCAGAATGAGCTCATCGAGGCGGCGCGTGCTCACGGGGAGCTGCTGCAGTGGGAGGCCTTCACTCGGGCGCTCGAGACGACCGAAGACGCCGGAACGAAGCAGGTCCTCACCTGGCTGCGCGATCTTTTCGGCCTCGGCCTCGTGGAGAAGAACCTGGCCTGGTACCTCATCCACGGGCGGTTGTCCGCCAAGCGCGCGCAGGCCGTCACCGCCTACATCGACCGGTTGATTGCACGCATCCGTCCGCACGCGCAAGATCTGGTCGATGCGTTTGGGTACACACCCGACCACCTGCGGGCCCCGATCGCCAGCGGACTCGAGCGTGAACGCCAGAGTGAGGCGCGCGAGTACTACGCCGCGGCACGTGCTTCCGGAACCGCTCCCCGCGAGGAGAAGGCCGCCAAGAAGTAG